A section of the Cardiocondyla obscurior isolate alpha-2009 unplaced genomic scaffold, Cobs3.1 scaffold31_0_849067, whole genome shotgun sequence genome encodes:
- the LOC139112568 gene encoding uncharacterized protein, translated as MKKMVDDEEAYKAFHTFAGRVMSAKEDAERQRRGQPVNSTPGVGQTSSQGNHAPTGVHRARRVGGVVEEYASAQDYDKPGPASFKQKKARPKGHSPYPSPLVNRRPSRASSPTPSMASNTTADVYTDDVFISGTEDSDVSGSFGSGKRKRGRPATTGDYVGLAAAKRQVLETEQEIAEMEERKAILDPLSSLNPKLRESVDDAVEHYLEEFKNAPSGDIVSQTYEDVDQILRVSGVSKGLKGTLAKALKKAACRARAGITVLSTRNASTSGGNSNAELQLLKELDQARKEIKNLREEVRALRCRAAELPIIRPACTSPNATEKRLRTPPPMDEPMEEDNPSLTNNTTIGAIPSTSMPPAIRPPIKGRSKVLRDTSPSEFEAEELLLKRLDGLFGKWCERRFGTSPPFPIAKEKPPASTTQKKQKPTAGSTKKAAESSTKERRKKKTGATSGQESQSEISMPPPSSRKNTRDIPKDPPSRSTSARTEVWAKVVGRKAKKKTETTQVSVQRSLSKNNNAQKVSAKKRPSEIRDKGQTQPTAPKKRNKKRKVPNTAAITITCPKGKYEDTLKLAKSQIDLASLGINELKSRRGLTGSIIYEISGEDNTVKADALSEAMSKVLANCEGVKITRPRKMADIRVRDLDDSITSNEVAEAVIKLTKCAPEDIKTGPPRRSFNELFTILVHCPLSVANKIVASKRIRIGWISARVELLAERPLQCFRCLQSGHVRERCPSTEDRSNCCFRCGVPGHRAVECVNPPSCPACKKAGRPHGHKMGGAACSAQAKPARNNGTNRGKGTSENVVVTETIDPPPKPQRPATRRTAVNKSAEKSSDLEETNLNHAREAQDLFVHSLVEYGCGVGIAAEPYRVPPNHPSWAVDTLGSVAIHWTSHTRPCIFVASGDGWVCVEWNTIYLIGIYISPALNLVDFETRLMSLDGVIRQLLPRPILVAGDFNAKSLAWGCPRPDRRGDITTEWADSLSLSLINEGNVPTCIAWRGESIVDLTWASPSMRTLVYNWRVADDVDSLSDHRYIFMTLSATRSALQTRSSAEVPRGRRWALRSLDQDKFLAALESSTWPPINEEQTALEEVEWLRDTLQGACDVAMPRAGARRSSQAYWWTQELAVLRRSSVEAQRRFTRTRRRRRSTAEMIDEAYESYRDARRTLRLAIRQAKNAAWNELLTSVEEDPWGRPYKIVTGRLRPRAPPITESLDPRKASQIVDHLFPPEDGPSITRVIPPPDCTQRDVPPVTGEELQQAVRRIRSGKAPGPDGIPGEAIKLSVKVLGPRVCHIFTRLIKEGIFPPAWRESNLVLIPKPGKPVGEASSYRPICLLDEIGKLFERIVIGRLTQHTARKEHRLDSRQFGFREAKSTIDAISMVRSLAEAETSQGRVLMAVSLDIANAFNTLPWRTIGEAMRHFGLPLYVQEIIGQYLKDRVLSYTNKNRQVVRKEVERGVPQGSVLGPALWNLAYDRILRVSLPPGCSIVCYADDTLVLARGEEWVEARTYAELAVSAIVSAIQRLGLRVAANKTEAIFFHPSRTRPPELSINVCNTPVRVGSFVKYLGLTLDGQWRFNEHHARLAPRVGKMAAALGRLMPNLGGPSWPVRRLYAAAIRSAALYGAPIWAKDLTTRSKMFLRRIERALAVRVGRVYRTTACDAASLIAGVMPLDLEALAHARRYEWVGNIRSRGDQLTPAIKARMKNLSRKEALKSWSERLQQTTADAPGHRVILAVRPCLEDWLDDVAGRLGFRAAQVITGHGAFGDYLCRIGREQSPRCWECGADRDSADHTLAECPAFEEARRELIAVIGVDLSLPVVINAIVEGKGRKSICLLL; from the exons ATGAAGAAGATGGTGGACGACGAGGAGGCATACAAGGCCTTCCATACATTCGCGGGGCGTGTCATGAGTGCCAAGGAGGACGCTGAACGCCAAAGAAGAGGACAGCCGGTGAACTCCACTCCAGGTGTAGGACAGACATCGTCGCAGGGCAATCATGCCCCAACAGGCGTccatcgtgcgcgccgggttgGAG GGGTGGTAGAAGAATATGCGTCTGCGCAGGATTACGACAAGCCAGGACCGGCTTCGTTTAAGCAGAAGAAGGCGCGACCAAAAGGACATTCACCATATCCGTCTCCTTTGGTCAATAGAAGACCATCGAGGGCATCATCACCTACCCCGTCGATGGCATCAAACACGACGGCAGACGTCTACACAGATGACGTCTTTATCTCGGGCACTGAGGATTCCGATGTTTCGGGATCATTCGGATCCGGGAAACGCAAGAGAGGACGTCCAGCTACAACTGGAGATTACGTAGGTCTCGCTGCAGCTAAGAGACAGGTGTTAGAGACGGAGCAAGAGATTGCTGAAATGGAAGAACGTAAAGCTATCTTGGACCCTTTATCATCTTTAAATCCCAAGCTACGCGAATCGGTAGATGACGCAGTAGAGCATTATTTGGAGGAATTTAAAAATGCTCCATCTGGAGACATAGTGTCTCAGACTTATGAGGACGTAGACCAGATTCTCCGTGTTTCTGGTGTCTCAAAAGGATTAAAAGGGACTTTGGCGAAAGCCCTTAAAAAAGCAGCATGCCGTGCACGTGCTGGTATAACGGTGCTCTCTACTAGAAACGCATCGACGAGTGGAGGAAATTCTAACGCGGAACTCCAACTATTAAAGGAGTTAGATCAagcgcgaaaagaaattaaaaatttacgcgaAGAAGTTCGGGCGTTAAGATGCAGAGCGGCGGAATTACCTATAATAAGGCCTGCTTGCACTTCTCCTAATGCAACCGAAAAAAGATTGAGGACTCCTCCTCCCATGGACGAACCAATGGAAGAAGATAATCCTTCCCTAACTAATAATACGACGATAGGTGCAATACCAAGCACTAGTATGCCACCTGCAATCCGTCCCCCTATCAAAGGACGTTCCAAGGTGCTCAGGGATACTTCGCCATCAGAATTTGAGGCCGAggaattattgttaaaaaggTTAGACGGTCTTTTTGGTAAATGGTGTGAGAGACGCTTCGGCACATCACCACCCTTTCCCATTGCCAAGGAGAAACCTCCTGCTTCCACTACACAAAAGAAGCAGAAGCCAACTGCGGGCAGTACTAAAAAAGCTGCGGAATCTTCCAccaaggaaagaagaaagaagaaaacgggCGCGACATCTGGTCAGGAGAGCCAATCGGAAATATCAATGCCTCCGCCTTCCTCTAGAAAAAATACTAGAGATATTCCCAAAGATCCGCCGTCCCGCTCCACTTCCGCGCGTACTGAAGTGTGGGCGAAGGTTGTTGGCAGAAAGGCCAAAAAGAAGACGGAAACAACTCAGGTTTCTGTGCAGCGGTcattatctaaaaataataatgcacaAAAGGTCTCTGCAAAAAAGAGACCTTCAGAAATAAGAGACAAAGGTCAAACTCAGCCGACGGCGCCtaaaaagcgaaataaaaagagaaaagtgcCTAATACGGCAGCAATTACAATTACTTGTCCGAAAGGAAAGTACGAGGACACTTTGAAACTTGCTAAATCACAAATTGATTTGGCAAGTCTTGGTATAAACGAGCTCAAGTCGAGGCGAGGCTTAACGGGCTCtattatatatgaaatatCCGGCGAAGATAATACGGTTAAAGCCGACGCATTATCCGAGGCAATGTCTAAAGTACTTGCTAATTGCGAAGGGGTTAAAATAACACGCCCTAGGAAAATGGCGGATATCCGTGTACGTGATCTGGATGACTCTATAACATCCAATGAAGTCGCTGAGGCTGTCATAAAACTGACAAAATGTGCTCCTGAGGACATTAAGACTGGCCCTCCTAGACGCTCGTTTAACGAGCTATTTACCATTTTAGTTCACTGTCCTTTATCAGTGGCTAATAAAATTGTGGCCAGTAAACGTATTCGTATAGGCTGGATATCAGCGAGAGTAGAACTTCTTGCAGAACGCCCTCTGCAATGTTTTCGCTGTCTGCAGAGTGGCCACGTTAGGGAGCGATGTCCCTCAACAGAAGATAGAAGCAATTGTTGCTTCAGGTGCGGTGTTCCGGGACATAGAGCGGTTGAATGTGTTAATCCACCAAGTTGCCCGGCGTGTAAAAAAGCAGGCCGTCCACATGGACATAAGATGGGCGGAGCTGCCTGTTCTGCTCAGGCCAAACCGGCCAGGAACAACGGAACGAATAGAGGTAAAGGTACCTCAGAGAATGTAGTAGTGACGGAGACGATAGACCCTCCGCCCAAGCCGCAACGCCCAGCCACAAGGCGTACAGCCGTTAACAAATCGGCCGAGAAGAGTTCCGACCTGGAGGAG ACTAATTTAAATCATGCTCGCGAGGCTCAAGACCTCTTTGTCCACAGTCTCGTAGAGTATGGTTGCGGCGTGGGTATAGCAGCAGAACCATATCGTGTTCCTCCAAATCACCCTTCTTGGGCAGTTGACACCCTTGGATCTGTAGCCATTCACTGGACTTCGCACACTCGGCCATGCATTTTTGTGGCATCTGGAGATGGTTGGGTTTGCGTGGAATGGAATACTATTTATTTGATAGGTATATACATATCCCCAGCTCTTAACCTGGTGGATTTTGAAACAAGACTAATGTCTTTGGACGGTGTTATCAGGCAACTTCTCCCCCGACCGATCTTGGTCGCGGGAGACTTTAATGCCAAGTCTTTAGCCTGGGGATGCCCGAGGCCGGATCGGCGAGGAGATATTACAACAGAGTGGGCGGACAGTTTATCCCTCTCTTTAATTAACGAGGGTAATGTTCCAACGTGTATTGCATGGAGAGGTGAATCGATCGTAGATCTCACATGGGCCTCCCCCTCCATGCGAACACTTGTATATAACTGGAGAGTGGCAGATGATGTAGACTCGTTATCAGACCATAGATACATCTTTATGACATTATCTGCTACACGGTCTGCTTTGCAGACACGATCGTCTGCGGAGGTCCCACGAGGTCGCAGATGGGCCTTGCGCAGCCTGGATCAAGACAAGTTCTTAGCAGCGTTGGAAAGCAGTACTTGGCCGCCGATAAATGAAGAACAAACggccctggaggaagtagaatGGCTTCGAGATACGTTACAGGGAGCCTGTGATGTAGCCATGCCTCGTGCGGGTGCAAGAAGGTCGTCCCAAGCCTACTGGTGGACGCAAGAGTTAGCTGTTCTTAGGAGATCTTCTGTAGAGGCTCAACGACGGTTTACGCGTactagaagaagaagacgtaGTACTGCGGAAATGATAGACGAGGCATATGAGAGTTATCGGGACGCTCGCCGAACTCTTAGATTAGCAATTCGCCAAGCAAAAAACGCGGCTTGGAACGAGCTATTAACTTCGGTGGAAGAGGACCCTTGGGGCCGTCCTTACAAAATTGTAACGGGAAGACTTCGACCCAGGGCCCCTCCGATTACGGAATCACTGGACCCACGAAAGGCCAGTCAAATCGTGGACCATTTATTCCCGCCAGAAGATGGCCCATCTATTACTAGGGTGATACCTCCACCTGATTGTACACAGCGAGACGTTCCCCCGGTTACTGGGGAAGAATTACAGCAGGCGGTCCGACGTATTCGATCCGGTAAAGCCCCGGGTCCTGATGGGATACCAGGAGAAGCAATCAAGCTTTCCGTCAAAGTACTTGGTCCAAGAGTATGCCATATTTTTACCCGATTAATAAAAGAAGGTATATTTCCGCCGGCTTGGCGAGAATCTAATCTTGTCCTGATACCAAAGCCGGGGAAACCTGTAGGAGAAGCTTCATCATATAGGCCTATCTGTTTGTTAGATGAAATTGGCAAGCTATTTGAGCGCATAGTGATTGGCCGTCTCACTCAACATACAGCTCGGAAGGAACATCGCCTTGACTCAAGGCAATTTGGATTTAGAGAAGCGAAGTCGACTATTGACGCTATTTCAATGGTCCGCTCTCTCGCAGAAGCGGAAACATCACAAGGAAGGGTGTTAATGGCGGTCTCATTGGACATTGCCAATGCGTTTAACACCCTTCCATGGAGAACAATCGGTGAGGCAATGCGGCACTTTGGATTGCCGTTATATGTGCAGGAAATAATAGGGCAATATCTTAAAGATAGAGTGTTATcctatacaaataaaaataggcAAGTAGTTAGAAAAGAAGTTGAGCGCGGAGTTCCACAGGGCTCCGTTCTTGGCCCTGCCCTGTGGAATCTGGCATATGATCGGATCCTGCGAGTTTCCCTTCCCCCGGGCTGCAGCATAGTATGTTACGCTGATGATACCCTGGTGCTGGCCCGAGGGGAAGAGTGGGTAGAAGCCCGCACGTATGCGGAATTGGCAGTTAGTGCCATAGTTAGTGCAATCCAACGCCTAGGTTTACGGGTGGCGGCAAATAAGACCGAAGCAATCTTCTTCCATCCTTCGCGAACCCGCCCACCCGAGTTAAGTATCAACGTTTGTAACACACCCGTCCGGGTGGGCTCATTTGTCAAATATTTGGGCCTCACCCTGGACGGGCAGTGGAGGTTTAACGAGCATCATGCTCGTTTGGCCCCAAGGGTTGGAAAAATGGCCGCTGCCTTGGGACGTCTTATGCCCAACCTTGGGGGACCGAGTTGGCCGGTACGTCGACTATATGCTGCCGCTATTCGTTCGGCGGCACTCTATGGAGCGCCTATATGGGCCAAGGACCTCACCACGAGGTCAAAGATGTTCCTACGCCGCATAGAACGTGCTCTTGCAGTCAGAGTTGGTCGTGTATACCGTACGACAGCTTGCGATGCGGCGTCATTGATTGCCGGGGTGATGCCTTTGGACTTGGAGGCTCTGGCCCACGCCCGGCGTTACGAGTGGGTAGGCAATATTAGAAGCAGGGGGGATCAACTTACACCTGCCATAAAGGCAAGGATGAAGAACCTCAGCAGGAAGGAAGCTCTGAAGAGTTGGAGTGAGCGATTGCAGCAGACGACTGCAGACGCGCCCGGACATCGAGTGATATTGGCGGTTCGTCCCTGTCTGGAGGACTGGCTCGACGATGTGGCCGGCAGACTTGGATTCCGTGCGGCACAGGTGATCACCGGACATGGTGCCTTCGGTGATTACCTGTGCCGCATTGGTAGGGAGCAGTCTCCCCGTTGTTGGGAATGCGGTGCAGACCGGGACTCGGCGGATCACACTCTCGCCGAGTGCCCGGCCTTTGAAGAAGCCAGACGCGAACTGATCGCAGTCATAGGGGTTGACCTCTCCCTTCCGGTAGTAATTAATGCTATTGTGGAGGGGAAAGGTCGAAAGAGCATTTGCCTCCTTCTGTGA
- the LOC139112569 gene encoding uncharacterized protein produces the protein MAPNRPRGVNPKQIIYKKTMMMSLVNEMTGVPPQGDRIPRGRRGESAVPALPSSSSYDGLPTVCTAGAVAEDMPAKKEEKKEYQPPKIISDVLVKSGSRRPGPKSRKTENFCAIRSCAGSPPPPETSTLGVGESNSRPGSPLSRTESPCDTVVLDSLEESASSDMSIRTTASGSAKRYRRPQTPICKMRRCETDATEPSDAEEFNTPLRKKRGRPIVTGDGVEVRAIKAKKLELQRLEEEIRTAQEILNSAYDPADFRSKKRTVMAQRLEEEMSHLPPRDIVAQVLQAAQQADTVAAKSTNLNGRFVRILREAALKIQVGTDALIGKQPTNLHDTEKEINTENQEIQRLKDEISVLREELKTLKNQKKQDKYLHQYKDVDESILVKKPTTSTADSAKDLEAKWEKKFSSFAEEMKSEMRRMVSAFTQHAASADTATGAQKNAPSANATKGAAKGRPVPGDSVGKDEKGSKKRETKTTLSPSSVGKGSGQKTGASTSASKTGGKPTTIHRPEEQKWSQVVGRKAARKQARQTTNSSAAPALNIKKAGGKNQRDNNAAQKQQPSRKIVQSAGADNTPKQGKKKSRRRIPRTAAIVLNCPPDRISAVMGSVKTRNTISGALLIEVSGENKEAKADALASKMKEVLKNQEDVSLSRPMKTAEIRVRDLEPSITASEVATTVAIKGGCDLRSVTPGDIRRFPGGQGSLWLRLPLAAAKKANLCHARGAQDLFLHTLAERDIQVGVAAEPYRIPEKHPCWTGDTLGSVAITWRWRQGQPTCAPLKRGERFVAVRWGAIAVVGVYLPPSGTLADFEGWLEVIGECVRGLRPRPVLVAGDFNAWSRTWGSACTRARGEALEEWAATLNLTLINRGGIATCTRPQGESVIDLTWATPAAARMIKGWRVEEDLEHLSDHRYITMELEASSPSIRGRRRPEKKWALRQLDQQKFEASITVSLWCRDSGIGVSERTKTR, from the exons ATGGCACCCAACCGGCCTAGGGGAGTAAACCCTAAACAAATCATCTATAAAAAAACTATGATGATGAGTTTAGTTAACGAAATGACGGGTGTACCGCCTCAGGGGGATCGGATCCCCAGGGGCCGGCGGGGGGAGAGTGCCGTCCCGGCTCTCCCTTCGTCGTCATCGTACGACGGGCTACCCACTGTCTGCACCGCAGGGGCAGTGGCAGAAGATATGCCTgcgaagaaagaagagaagaaggaaTACCAGCCTCCGAAGATCATCTCGGATGTACTGGTGAAGTCCGGATCACGCCGTCCCGGACCAAAGAGCAGGAAGACTGAGAACTTTTGCGCCATAAGATCGTGCGCTGGTTCTCCGCCTCCACCTGAGACATCGACACTAGGGGTAGGAGAGTCGAATTCCAGACCAGGCTCTCCACTGTCCAGAACAGAATCACCGTGCGACACTGTCGTTTTGGATAGCTTGGAAGAATCGGCAAGCAGTGACATGTCAATTAGAACGACAGCGTCAGGAAGCGCGAAGAGATATAGGAGACCTCAGACTCCTATCTGTAAAATGAGACGTTGTGAGACGGATGCAACAGAACCGTCCGATGCTGAGGAGTTTAATACTCCTCttaggaaaaagagagggcGGCCGATAGTCACGGGCGACGGAGTTGAAGTCCGGGCTATAAAGGCTAAGAAACTGGAACTTCAAAGGCTAGAAGAAGAAATTCGGACGGCCCAGGAGATTTTAAATAGTGCGTACGATCCGGCCGACTTCAGATCAAAAAAGAGAACGGTCATGGCTCAACGTTTGGAGGAAGAGATGTCGCATCTGCCTCCAAGGGACATTGTGGCGCAGGTGTTACAAGCTGCCCAACAGGCTGATACTGTGGCCGCCAAATCGACAAATCTAAATGGAAGATTTGTTCGAATTTTGCGAGAAGCAGCCTTGAAGATCCAAGTGGGCACAGATGCCTTGATAGGTAAACAGCCCACGAATCTCCACGACACAGAAAAGGAGATAAACACAGAGAATCAAGAGATTCAAAGACTCAAGGATGAAATTTCAGTGCTCCGGGAAGAACTTAAGACACTGAAAAATCAAAAGAAGCAGGACAAATATCTTCATCAATACA AGGATGTAGATGAAAGTATATTAGTCAAGAAACCGACTACTTCTACTGCGGATTCAGCAAAGGATTTAGAGGCCAAATGGGAAAAGAAGTTCTCATCCTTTGCTGAGGAAATGAAAAGTGAAATGAGGCGAATGGTATCTGCCTTTACGCAGCATGCCGCCTCCGCCGACACTGCCACCGGGGCCCAGAAAAACGCCCCCAGCGCTAACGCCACAAAGGGCGCTGCAAAGGGACGTCCGGTTCCCGGCGATAGTGTCGGAAAAGACGAAAAAGGaagtaaaaagagagagaccaAAACTactctctctccttcctctGTTGGTAAAGGCTCTGGTCAAAAGACAGGAGCATCTACGTCGGCCTCAAAGACTGGGGGCAAACCTACAACCATTCACCGGCCTGAAGAGCAGAAATGGTCGCAAGTGGTTGGGAGAAAGGCAGCGAGGAAGCAGGCACGGCAAACGACAAATAGTTCGGCTGCCCCGGCCTTAAACATTAAAAAGGCTGGAGGGAAAAATCAGCGGGATAATAATGCTGCACAGAAGCAGCAACCCTCCCGCAAAATAGTTCAGTCAGCGGGCGCGGATAATACCCCAAAACAGGGTAAAAAGAAATCCCGCAGGAGAATACCTAGGACGGCGGCAATTGTCCTCAACTGTCCCCCTGACAGAATATCTGCTGTCATGGGGAG CGTTAAAACGCGGAATACTATCTCCGGGGCCTTACTAATTGAGGTCTccggagaaaataaagaagctaAAGCGGATGCTCTGGCTTCTAAAATGAAGGAGGTCCTCAAAAATCAGGAGGACGTAAGTTTGAGTCGGCCCATGAAGACGGCCGAAATTCGAGTCCGGGACTTAGAGCCGTCTATCACGGCTAGTGAAGTTGCCACGACTGTGGCGATCAAGGGAGGTTGCGACCTACGGTCTGTCACACCCGGAGATATCCGTAGATTCCCGGGTGGCCAGGGAAGTCTGTGGCTCAGACTTCCCTTGGCAGCAGCGAAGAAG GCAAATTTGTGTCACGCCCGCGGGGCGCAAGATCTCTTTCTTCACACCCTCGCGGAGCGTGACATTCAAGTTGGAGTAGCCGCCGAGCCCTATAGAATCCCCGAAAAGCATCCTTGCTGGACAGGGGACACATTGGGCTCGGTGGCAATTACATGGAGATGGCGGCAAGGACAGCCGACCTGTGCACCCCTCAAACGCGGCGAACGCTTTGTCGCTGTCCGCTGGGGTGCGATAGCAGTAGTGGGAGTTTATTTACCACCATCGGGCACCCTGGCGGACTTTGAGGGGTGGCTGGAAGTAATCGGCGAGTGCGTGCGAGGTCTTCGTCCCCGGCCAGTTCTAGTTGCCGGAGACTTCAACGCATGGTCCCGAACATGGGGATCAGCGTGTACTCGGGCCCGTGGAGAGGCTCTGGAGGAGTGGGCGGCGACGTTAAATCTCACCCTAATTAACAGGGGTGGGATAGCTACGTGTACGCGGCCGCAGGGAGAATCGGTCATAGACCTGACTTGGGCAACTCCTGCGGCCGCTAGGATGATAAAGGGGTGGAGAGTGGAAGAGGACCTCGAGCATTTGTCAGATCATCGTTACATTACAATGGAGCTCGAGGCCTCTTCTCCATCAATACGCGGTCGCCGCCGCCCAGAAAAGAAATGGGCACTCCGGCAACTAGACCAGCAGAAGTTCGAGGCCTCGATCACCGTTTCTCTTTGGTGTAGAGATAGCGGGATCGGGGTCTCTGAACGGACGAAGACCCGGTGA